The genomic interval TTTACATAGTCAGTGTTTTGGAATTGCATATAGGCCTTTTTCACataagacattttgacttgtcattgtaggaaaagcacaggtgtaaataattcAGTCAGTGATGGCTggattccatttagctgctttgatttcagggtgttgttgttttaaaatataacagAGCCATCACTGGTTTTATTAGTAGCACCTGTActtttcctactatgacaagtcaaaatgccTGCTGTGAGAAAGGCTTGTGAACCATTAACTCTGTCTAAACGATATTGTGTAATTCAAAGCTTCTCCTTAACACTAAAGTCTATCAAACATTGTGCTGACTGGTGTCTCTTGAGTGAGCCGGCAGTGAGCCAGCATTGAGCTGATAGAGATGGAGGATTAGGATTGGTCTGTAAAGCCTCGCGCTCttcatccctctgtctctctgcaccTCTTTGACTGCAGGCACAAACTGGCTGACAAAATGACACGTAAGACTCTGGAGAGGGGAGATTTCCGCCTCTTGCATTATGCCGGGGAGGTCACCTACTGTGTCGTGGGTAAGAGAAACCACAATGTCAGGCCCTGTTACTCAAACAActaaacttttttccttttcaactCACTAACTGCctatttttgtgacattgtaGGTTTCCTGGACAAAAACAATGACCTACTATATAGAAACATAAAAGATGTAAGTCTGAAGTAGTACTATGAAACTCTTTCAATTAACACCTCAGTTATTATCaataatgtatattttgttaaatCAGTGGTTGCCAAATTTGCtttccaaaagttttttttgatagccttgcaGACATCAGTGCATTCTTGATAAAGCGTAATCAAAGACCCCttaacagcagatattttgacttgTTATAGCAGAAACTGCACAGGTGGACCCATCACATGAATAATGGCTCATCAGTGATTCCAGTGCAGCAGTTAAGAGTGTTAGTTGTTACATCTGtgtttgacaagtcaaaatgtctgtggTGATAATTGTACAAGCCAGCAATGAAGAAGTATAACACATTATGGTAAATTGGTGTGTTATAATCTGTATGTTATCCCACTCTCTCACAGCTGATTTGTCAGTCTAAAAATGCCATTGTCAGAAAGTGCTTCTCCACAGTGGATTCAGACAGCAGGCGAAGACCAGCAACAGTGAGTGCTCACCTTATTGGATCCTCCACACCCTTCAACTGTATAACTAATGAAGCTGATGAGATGTATTATCAGCAGTACTATGCTATAGCTCAGAGTTAGAGATCATACATACCGTCAgatttgtttcccttttttaaaacttagtTTATTATGTTTCAACATCTTGAtcttaaaatcacatttaaaatcttgctcaccgttttcttttttttatgttttctccaCAGTGTCCACATAAAACACATATCATTTCAAATTAGTGGAATACAATTTCCACAagttgtgtgtgaatatgtgtagAGTTGTGAGTGTAAGAGTACGTGTAGTGAGACAGGATCAATCAGAGAATTTTTCCTTATCAAGCAGCTCCATCTACAACTGGGAGATTATATACAGTAATATAGTGACAGATAAATCAGGGAAACACAGCAAAGGAacacaggaggggaaaaaaatgtaatcatcaTATTAATAAACAGACcaagtgaaaacacaaacagagtaACAGCgtacagtatatatttatatatatatattatatatatgtgtgtgtgtgtgtgtgtgtgtgtgtatatatatatatatatatatatatatatgtatatatatttttttttttttttttatattttttttttttttcctgtaacatattttacaccataatatagttttctttttttaattatgcatttggtagttttcttgtcaccttttctaatttcttgcaatttgtgagatttttcttgctaaatttgTGCCAGGGCAGGATCTGCTGGAGCCTCTAACAGAGGTTGTGgataattatttatgtaatgattataaatgtttgtttattatcgAGCCTCTggtttcctgtcattttgcaaaagtggcacCTGGCAAACCAAGTTAAGTATCCCTGCGCTAAGTGGTCTAGATAGAGAgaccactgaaaaaaagacaagtcattttttctctgtcagtgGCAGTCTGACTGTGTCATCATTAAGCCATATGTATGTGACAGGTGAACTGTTGGGGATTACGACCCTCGTGTTGTGTCTGTAGGTGGCGAATCAGTTTAAGAGCAGCCTGCTGAAGCTGACAGAGATCCTGATGGCTAAAGAGGCCTGGTACATACGCTGTCTCAAATCCAATGAGTCCAAGCAGCCAGGTACTTGAGTTAATATAAGGTACATTAAGTTGTTAACAGGATGGAGATTTTTGAATTTGTCTTGTCTCTCTCATGCAAATGCAGGTCAGTTTGATGAAGCGCTGATCAGGCACCAGGTGAAGTACCTGGGCTTGATGGAGCACCTCAGAGTCAGGCGAGCTGGTTTTGCGTACAGACGCAGATATGAGGTCTTCTTAAAGAGGTATGAAGGACCACAGAGTTAGAGCTTATGCTTGATTCTTTAAAATTAACCCCCCCTGTATAAGTCCCCTCcagtacatttaaaacatgctgAGAGGGTTGTTGGCTGCATCTTGCAGATATAAACCCCTATGCCCGGCCACGTGGCCTCACTGGAGAGGAATGCCTGCTGATGGAGTGGAAGTGCTGGTTCAACATCTGGGCTACTTGCCAGATGAGTACAAAATGGGACGGTAAGGAAAATGCTCCCTAAATACAACGGAGCGAACGCACTTTAAAGAGTaaccaaaaacatttctatgcttttgttttgtttacagtacCAAAATATTCATCCGTCATCCGAGGACACTTTATGCCACAGAGGACGCTTATgagaaatgtaaacatgaaCTGGGTGAGTGCAAATCTACTGTGACTCATTTTCAGTCGTTACTAGTTGCACTGAGATTTAATGTTATGCCTTGAATTTGCAGCAACGAGGCTCCAGGCCAAATACAAAGGATACAGAGCAAAAGGAGAattcaaaaaacagaaagaagctGGTAAATGCCACAGTGCATGGCGTTTTGTTGTATGAGTAAAGGAAAATTACACACCCTGTATTACATCTTTTATTTCCTCAGCCACAAAGATTGAAACCTGCTGGAGAGGAGTGCAGGccaggaaggagagagagaagagagccTGGGCTGTGAAAGTCATCAAGAAGTAAGAGAGATCATTTCATAGCTCCTTTCAAGCttactgacacattttcactgatgcaatattttacatttttagattcATCAAAGGTTACATGACCAGAGGGCAAGCAAAAAGCACAGATAACTCCGAGTATCTGGCCTTTGTGAGACAGAATTACTTGAACAGGCTCAAAGCCAACCTGCCAAAGACGGTTTTGGATAAAACCACGTGGCAAACTCCACCAGCTGTGTTGACAGAGGTATAATTAACCAACTTCATTTTAAAGTGGATTAAATACAAGCTTTATTCTTACACTCttaatgcttttgtttgtgtcagaCATCAGAGTTACTGCGTAAGCTTCACTATCGTCTCATGGTGCGAAAGTACGTGAGAGGAATCACACCTCAGAAAAAAGCACAGGTAACACATGTCAAATACATAATGTAAGACAGGAtcatcatttattctttttgtctTGATCAACTTGATATTTTTGTCCCTTTAGCTTCAACTGAAGCTTCTCACCAGCTCCATCTTCAAGGGCAAAAAGGACAGTTATCCACAGAGTGTCGCTCAACCTTTTGTGGACACCAGAATCAGTATGTAGCAGATACATGACATaaaattcacttttcttttgatcatttttacatcatttattaTCTGTAGGTGAACAAGACATAAACATGAGGGTTCTCCAGATGATTCGCAATGAGCACATCAAGGTAACAAAATGTCATGATACACACGGAGGAACCTCACGTCAAACACAGCTCACTGTGTTGTGTTCTGTGTTTCTGTAGTACAGCGTCCCCGGTGATTAAATATGACAGAAATGGTTTTAAACCAAGACCTCGTCAGCTCATCCTCACACAGGCGGCTGCATATGTGATAGAAGAAGCTAAGATAAAACAAAGAGTGCTGTACACGTCTCTCAAAGGTCAGGACTATGTCATCATTTGTGATTTCACAATTAGGGATGTTTTCATGTTGGGCTAAAAAGTGTCTGTTATTTGCTTATTACAGGTATTTCGGTCAGTAACTTGACTGATAGCATTGTTGTATTCCACATAACATGTGAGGACCCTAAACAGAAGGTATGTGGATGTAAAACATGCAAGACATATTTATGATTGTCGGAGCTACATCTGGGAAAGTTCCATGAAGATGTAACTGGAAATGATCAGATATACTGGAACAAATCAAACCTTTATAAAAGCTTTCAAAGTTCTGTTTCAAGTACAAATATATAGAAAGCACTTTCTTTAGTTTTAAAGGcaaagggaaaacatttttaatgcattttatgaCTCAAATCTctaaaaattagtttgtttttcataccAGGGTTCTTAAAGTTTAAAGTAAGGTAGATTTAagaattcagacttttttttaatgctacttgGACTAAAGTcaaagaccaattttctaataaccaaaattaaaggacagctttgttttgttctcaaatgtttatttgtaacataaaacatgatgaagATTTTGATGTCAAATGTGGAAAACCAaccctttttagagtggaacacaatgaacatattttattgtcataaaGGTATCTATTTGGCTTACCAACAGAAGTagaaaaatctgcatttctggcttgttttctggacaattttgttttctcaatctgcatgtgagattccaccgCTTGGATCCCATCATGAAGCAAGAATTTTGAACCTGGCTTTATACAgtgttcagatttttgttttgaagatgTATGCAAATCagtgcatatttaattagaCAATGCGCCATTTGTATGTTTAAgcataacatttcagaaaacttgtaatacaaaaaatgattgtCTTACTGTAAGTTATCAACTGGAGAAGTTTCATGATGATATCTATTAGCTAAAATTTTTTACTGTACTCACCTTGGTGTCTCCCCTGCAGCAGCGTTTCTCAACTAAATATTATTGAAAGAAAGCATTCCTTACAGAAGAAAATGCTGAGTAAATTATTGAATCATGGAGCTCATTTACACACAAGCTTTTCAGATggatatttcttaaaaaataacagtttgtaATGTAGGTTCCATTTGTCTGattgtgtattgttttgtttttgtctcagggGGACCTTGTAATGCAGTGCGACCACTTGTTTGAGTTTTTGACCAAACTCTGTTTCATTACTAACAAACAGAACGCAATCAAAGTGGTTCAGGGCAGGTGAGTCTGTGGTTAGGAAATAATCAAAGAAGCTCGATTTGATATGTGCTTTGACATTAAACACTTTTGTTATCGATCCTCAGCATCAAGATAGAAATCCAGGCAGGTAAAGAGAGCGCGGTGGACTTCACCACCGGACAGGAGCCCGTGGTATACAAGGCCAAGAATGGACACCTCATGGTGGTGAGATGCGTGCTGTTATGATGTGTTGTAATGAGTGTGTTATACGATGCTCTGCTGTGAAAAGAATCTGCagacaaaaggacaaaacatgACTCGAGCCGTTTGTCACTGCAGGTTGCCACTCGGGCTAGGACACGTTAATGTGTGTGGGGTTGAGACGACACACAAGAAGCCCCTGCATATTTCATCAGTAGACCCCTAAGGGGAGATCAGCGTGTCTAGAGGAAACACACCTTGGCACTTTAGAAACACTTGATGAGCCTTCTTTGTTGTACAGCAACACGTTTTTCGTCTATAGCTATTATTCAATTAATTTTGTACTTCCATAGAATATTAAACTTTCATGAGA from Plectropomus leopardus isolate mb chromosome 6, YSFRI_Pleo_2.0, whole genome shotgun sequence carries:
- the myo1ha gene encoding unconventional myosin-Ih is translated as MEGALTARDRVGIQDFVLLDETTEAAFLSNLKKRFSKDLIYTYIGTLLVSVNPYKDLDMYNKKQMDLYMGVNFFELPPHIYALADNAYHTMLTEFNNHFILISGESGAGKTEASKKILQYYAVSCPSTTLLNTVRDKMLMSNPVLEAFGNAKTLKNDNSSRFGKYMDIQFDSQGDAVGGHILNYLLEKSRVVHQNHGERNFHIFYQLVEGGEDKLLHQLGLERDCQHYNYLTQGECAIVSSINDRNDWKTVKNALQIINIDEINTNHLFGIVASVLHLGNIQFDSDSKGHALLNNNNAELHWVSNLLGVDAHSLQEGLLFRKIEASKDQVLSPFTVDHAIYARDALAKAIYGQTFTWLVNRINESMENKDPSRKTVIGLLDIYGFEVFYVNSFEQFCINYCNEKLQQLFIQLTLKAEQEEYEAEDIEWEPVQFFNNKIICDLVEERHRGIISILDEECLRPGDATDLTFLERLEEKMGNHPHFVTHKLADKMTRKTLERGDFRLLHYAGEVTYCVVGFLDKNNDLLYRNIKDLICQSKNAIVRKCFSTVDSDSRRRPATVANQFKSSLLKLTEILMAKEAWYIRCLKSNESKQPGQFDEALIRHQVKYLGLMEHLRVRRAGFAYRRRYEVFLKRYKPLCPATWPHWRGMPADGVEVLVQHLGYLPDEYKMGRTKIFIRHPRTLYATEDAYEKCKHELATRLQAKYKGYRAKGEFKKQKEAATKIETCWRGVQARKEREKRAWAVKVIKKFIKGYMTRGQAKSTDNSEYLAFVRQNYLNRLKANLPKTVLDKTTWQTPPAVLTETSELLRKLHYRLMVRKYVRGITPQKKAQLQLKLLTSSIFKGKKDSYPQSVAQPFVDTRISEQDINMRVLQMIRNEHIKVTKSSPVIKYDRNGFKPRPRQLILTQAAAYVIEEAKIKQRVLYTSLKGISVSNLTDSIVVFHITCEDPKQKGDLVMQCDHLFEFLTKLCFITNKQNAIKVVQGSIKIEIQAGKESAVDFTTGQEPVVYKAKNGHLMVVATRARTR